The genomic interval CGCAGTCCCGACAAAAAACGCCTCATCGGCGATATAAACTTCATCACGCGTGATATTTCTGCGCTCTACTTTGATTCCCAAATCTTGTGCAATTGTAATAATGGAATCCTGCGTAATAGATTCTAGCACACTATCACTTGGAGGAGTGATTAAAACCCCATTACGCACGATGAAAAAGCACTCTCCACTTCCTTCTGCTACCATTCCATTCTCATCAAGCAATAAAGCCTCCTCATAACCGCATTCAATAGCCTCAAATTTCGCCATTTGCGAGTTTAGATAATTGCCCACCGCCTTTGCCTTGCCAAAGAGTGATTTTGTAGAATTTCTAACAATAGATGAAGTTTTGACGCGAATCCCTTTCTCTAATCCCTCATCGCCGAGATATGCACCCCATTCCCACGCTGCTACACTCGTTTGCACTGGCGCATTTTTATGATACACGCCCATTACGCCATAGCCTAGATAAATGATTCCGCGCAAATATACATTGCCATTGAAAGCATTGTCCTTTAGCACATCTATATGCGCCTTTGCGATTTCCTCTTGTGTGTAGGTTGGGACAATCGCGACAATCTTAGCAGAATTTATCAGCCTCTTTGCGTGGTCTTGTAGGCGAAAAATCGCCATTCCTTTATCAGTCTTATACGCTCTTGTGCCCTCAAATACACCATTACCATAATGCAATGTATGTGTGAGAATATGGACATTCGCTTCTTTCCAAGGCACTAATTTGCCGTCCATCCAAATTGATTTTGCTTCATTCATTCTAAATCTCCATAGCAATAAAGCCAATATTGCCTTAATTTTTAAAATGCAGAGTGTAACAAAATCTTGCTTAAAATTAAGTTTTGCAAGATTATGGATTGTTTCTAGCCTCGCCCTCTCAAGAATGTAGTGAGTGAAACGCAAGGACGAGTTAAGCTTCATCTTTGCGAGAAGTTGCTTAGTGCAACTTCAAGGCAATCCGTAATATAAGTCAAAAGCGAATATTCAATGGAATCGCAAAAGCTTGTTTTATTGCACCATTCAAGCATTATTCCTCTTGATATTTTTCTTTATCCCAACCACCGCCAAAGGCTTTATAAAGACTAATTGCTGCACTTAGAGTTTCTAATTTCGCACTTTGCTGGCTTAACTCCGCACTAAAGAGAGAACTT from Helicobacter ganmani carries:
- a CDS encoding branched-chain amino acid transaminase: MNEAKSIWMDGKLVPWKEANVHILTHTLHYGNGVFEGTRAYKTDKGMAIFRLQDHAKRLINSAKIVAIVPTYTQEEIAKAHIDVLKDNAFNGNVYLRGIIYLGYGVMGVYHKNAPVQTSVAAWEWGAYLGDEGLEKGIRVKTSSIVRNSTKSLFGKAKAVGNYLNSQMAKFEAIECGYEEALLLDENGMVAEGSGECFFIVRNGVLITPPSDSVLESITQDSIITIAQDLGIKVERRNITRDEVYIADEAFFVGTAAEVTPICELDARVIGSGRRGEITHKLQNAFFDVVYGRDEKFSHWLTYI